A genomic window from Punica granatum isolate Tunisia-2019 chromosome 2, ASM765513v2, whole genome shotgun sequence includes:
- the LOC116197548 gene encoding protein SRC1, with the protein MSGIIHKIEETLGMGGHKKEEEHKGEQHGEHKPEHHGEHKPEHHGEHKGEHHSGEHKEGLVDQMKDKIHHGDGEGKKKKEKKKKKEHGHGHDGHSSSSDSDSD; encoded by the coding sequence ATGTCCGGAATCATCCACAAGATCGAGGAGACCCTCGGCATGGGCGGCCacaagaaggaggaggagcacAAGGGGGAGCAACACGGCGAGCACAAGCCAGAGCACCACGGTGAGCACAAGCCCGAGCACCATGGCGAGCACAAGGGTGAACACCACAGCGGAGAGCACAAAGAAGGCCTCGTCGACCAGATGAAGGACAAGATCCACCACGGCGACGGagaggggaagaagaagaaggagaagaagaagaagaaggagcaCGGACATGGCCACGACGGccacagcagcagcagcgaCAGCGATAGCGACTAG